Proteins found in one Bordetella genomosp. 9 genomic segment:
- a CDS encoding GntR family transcriptional regulator produces the protein MARTLTRASEPAPPSTLDRLDDSAATPLYEIVKRQLSQKILFGDWGPGTVLPAEVALAKDLGVAVGTVRHALLELVREGLVSRRRGIGTVVTSRTHHHNLAYYFQYFRLHGKDESLQHSQPRVVSVGIQPADERAAQKLQIASGTPVVRLHRVRVVDGRPVIHDTYFFDVRRTPDFPMTPEKVPGRLHIFFLERYGVRVTAVRELLTADIANEEDRELLELEHPSAVLGIEDVAFDQAGAPVIYSVRRASTENHLYINEIK, from the coding sequence ATGGCACGTACGCTTACCCGCGCTTCAGAGCCCGCCCCACCGTCCACCCTGGATCGGCTGGATGACAGCGCCGCCACGCCGCTGTACGAGATCGTCAAGCGCCAGCTGTCACAGAAAATCCTGTTTGGCGACTGGGGGCCGGGAACAGTCCTGCCGGCGGAAGTCGCGTTGGCCAAGGACCTCGGGGTGGCGGTCGGGACGGTGCGGCATGCCTTGCTGGAACTAGTCAGGGAAGGCCTGGTGTCGCGCCGGCGCGGCATCGGCACGGTCGTCACCAGCCGCACGCATCACCACAACCTGGCGTATTACTTCCAGTATTTCCGGCTGCATGGCAAGGATGAATCCCTGCAGCATTCGCAGCCCCGCGTGGTGAGCGTGGGTATCCAGCCGGCCGATGAGCGCGCGGCCCAGAAGCTGCAGATCGCCAGCGGCACACCGGTCGTGCGCCTGCATCGTGTGCGGGTGGTCGACGGAAGGCCCGTCATCCACGACACGTACTTTTTCGATGTGCGGCGGACGCCCGACTTTCCGATGACGCCCGAAAAAGTGCCGGGCCGCCTGCATATTTTTTTCCTGGAGCGGTACGGCGTCCGCGTGACGGCGGTCAGGGAGTTGTTGACCGCGGATATTGCCAACGAAGAAGACCGCGAACTGCTCGAACTGGAGCATCCTTCCGCCGTCCTCGGCATCGAGGACGTGGCGTTCGACCAGGCTGGCGCGCCCGTGATTTATTCGGTGCGCCGCGCCAGCACCGAGAACCATCTGTATATCAACGAGATCAAGTAG
- a CDS encoding glycosyltransferase family 9 protein has translation MPGIPGSTQSVPLALDALIEQCRRRVARDPRDASAHLDLAEALLLSGRLEEGWPEYEWRFALPGVPPPLPIVAGQPLWDGAPMAHGTLVLVADQGYGDVIQFCRYIPAVMSCCANVTVACSPEMLPIVTQLAAGARCVTRWNEVGDFAAWCPLSGLPMRFRTVLETIPSAAAYLSADPARVAAWRKGLDELIPGRYRRIGLVWAGRPTHRHDARRSLRLEQLAPLANLPDVALVALQLGPAQREIDGYRGMAPLVNAGGALGDFGETMAAIACLDHVVSVDTAPAHLAGALGCPVSLLLAHMPDWRWLSDRRDTPWYPAMSLYRQPAPGRWDPVIAAVARDLAAR, from the coding sequence ATGCCGGGCATACCAGGCAGCACGCAATCGGTTCCACTCGCGCTGGACGCCCTGATCGAGCAGTGCCGTCGCAGGGTGGCGCGCGATCCGCGCGATGCGTCGGCGCATCTGGATCTTGCCGAAGCGCTGCTGCTGTCCGGCCGGCTGGAAGAAGGCTGGCCGGAATACGAATGGCGATTCGCGCTGCCCGGCGTGCCGCCGCCCCTGCCGATCGTCGCGGGTCAACCCCTGTGGGACGGCGCGCCCATGGCCCATGGCACCCTGGTGCTGGTGGCGGACCAGGGCTATGGCGACGTGATCCAGTTCTGCCGCTACATCCCCGCGGTCATGTCGTGCTGCGCGAACGTGACGGTCGCCTGCAGCCCCGAAATGCTGCCCATCGTCACGCAACTCGCGGCGGGCGCGCGCTGCGTGACCCGCTGGAATGAGGTCGGGGACTTCGCTGCATGGTGCCCGCTGTCGGGCCTGCCCATGCGCTTCCGCACCGTGCTGGAGACCATACCGTCGGCCGCCGCGTATCTGTCGGCGGATCCGGCGCGGGTGGCCGCCTGGCGCAAGGGATTGGACGAGCTGATACCCGGCCGCTACCGGCGCATCGGGCTGGTGTGGGCCGGCCGCCCCACGCACCGGCACGATGCCAGGCGTTCGCTGCGACTGGAACAGTTGGCGCCGCTGGCGAACCTGCCGGACGTGGCGCTGGTGGCGTTGCAGCTCGGGCCCGCGCAGCGGGAGATCGACGGCTATCGCGGCATGGCGCCGCTGGTCAACGCCGGCGGGGCCTTGGGCGACTTCGGCGAGACCATGGCCGCCATCGCTTGCCTGGATCATGTCGTTTCAGTCGATACCGCGCCGGCGCATCTGGCCGGCGCCTTGGGATGCCCGGTGTCGCTGCTGCTTGCGCATATGCCGGACTGGCGCTGGTTGTCAGATCGGCGCGATACGCCGTGGTATCCGGCCATGTCCCTGTATCGCCAGCCCGCGCCGGGGCGATGGGACCCGGTGATCGCGGCCGTGGCGCGGGATCTCGCGGCCCGCTGA
- a CDS encoding C40 family peptidase produces MQRYDYRTLSFFHFLAMQGRALRIGGIMAAMAILAGCANTGATRDTAYTGFDQDAYDAAWTTADADDPIGMLLAQKLRRGGSRTASYPGSSAATDNTMLAGEALNYLGIRYRSGGGTPSTGFDCSGLVGYVAEQSLGLKLPRTAAEMFQVGMPVARNDLQVGDLVFFNTMGRRYSHVGIYLGEDRFVHSPSKGGVVRIERMDMAYWSARYNGARRIDTTLVASARAQR; encoded by the coding sequence ATGCAACGATACGACTACCGCACGCTATCCTTTTTTCATTTTCTAGCCATGCAGGGGCGCGCCCTGCGCATCGGCGGCATTATGGCCGCCATGGCCATCCTGGCGGGCTGCGCCAACACCGGCGCCACGCGCGACACCGCCTACACCGGCTTTGACCAGGACGCCTACGACGCCGCCTGGACCACCGCCGACGCCGACGATCCCATAGGCATGCTGCTGGCGCAGAAACTGCGCCGCGGCGGCAGCCGCACCGCCAGCTATCCCGGCAGCAGCGCTGCCACCGACAACACCATGCTCGCGGGCGAAGCGCTGAACTACCTTGGCATCCGCTACCGCTCCGGCGGCGGTACGCCCAGCACCGGTTTCGATTGCAGCGGCCTGGTCGGCTACGTCGCCGAACAATCGCTGGGTCTGAAGCTGCCGCGCACCGCGGCCGAAATGTTCCAGGTCGGCATGCCGGTGGCGCGCAACGACCTGCAGGTCGGCGACCTGGTGTTCTTCAACACCATGGGCCGCCGCTACTCCCACGTCGGCATCTATCTGGGCGAAGACCGCTTCGTGCATTCGCCCAGCAAGGGCGGCGTGGTCCGCATCGAGCGCATGGACATGGCTTACTGGAGCGCGCGCTACAACGGCGCCCGCCGCATCGACACGACGCTGGTGGCATCGGCCCGCGCGCAACGCTAA
- a CDS encoding MFS transporter, whose amino-acid sequence MRASPTPARAAGEASAHEPALQGSLNAGVTRREVWSWAMYDFANSGYTTVILTTVFSAYFVGVVGGGAHWATLAWTGALSVSYLAIMLTMPSLGARADARGAKRKLLFASTVGCILATLTLTQAGPGDVWPALIGIAVSNYFYCVGESAVASFLPELARPHALGRVSGWGWSFGYCGGMLSLGLSLVVVSMAQARGESAPQFVPWVVAVTCAVFALSALPSFLWLRERARPRERAEASPDMLGQLLRAWRDIGRHHAQFKRLLMCVACYQAGIAVVITLAAVYAEQAMGFKMAQIMMLVFVVNIAAAAGAFLFGYLQDRIGHKRALAMTLCGWIAMVLIAYTAVTVGVFWIAATLAGLCMGTSQSAGRAMVGALAPEKRLAEFFALWTFAVQLAAVIGPLTYGLVTWVTHGNHRLAILVTGLFFVGGLALLRRVDLERGMAEREA is encoded by the coding sequence ATGCGGGCATCCCCCACGCCGGCGCGCGCCGCGGGCGAGGCATCCGCCCACGAACCGGCCTTGCAGGGCAGCCTGAACGCCGGCGTCACCCGGCGCGAGGTGTGGTCGTGGGCGATGTACGACTTCGCCAATTCTGGCTACACGACCGTCATCCTGACGACGGTCTTCAGCGCCTATTTCGTCGGCGTGGTGGGCGGCGGCGCCCACTGGGCCACGCTGGCCTGGACCGGCGCGCTGTCGGTGTCCTATCTGGCGATCATGCTGACCATGCCGAGCCTGGGCGCGCGGGCGGATGCGCGCGGCGCCAAGCGCAAGCTGCTGTTCGCCAGCACCGTCGGATGCATCCTGGCCACGCTGACCTTGACCCAGGCAGGGCCTGGCGACGTGTGGCCGGCCCTGATCGGCATCGCGGTGTCCAACTATTTCTATTGCGTGGGCGAGTCCGCCGTGGCGTCTTTTCTGCCCGAGCTGGCACGGCCCCACGCGCTGGGCCGGGTGTCCGGCTGGGGCTGGAGCTTCGGCTATTGCGGCGGCATGCTCAGCCTGGGCCTGTCGCTGGTGGTCGTGTCGATGGCGCAGGCGCGCGGCGAAAGCGCGCCGCAGTTCGTGCCCTGGGTGGTGGCGGTGACCTGCGCCGTATTCGCGCTGTCGGCGCTGCCTTCCTTCCTGTGGCTGCGCGAACGGGCGCGTCCGCGCGAGCGCGCCGAAGCCAGTCCCGACATGCTGGGCCAGCTGCTGCGCGCCTGGCGCGACATCGGCCGCCATCACGCGCAATTCAAGCGGCTGTTGATGTGCGTGGCCTGCTACCAGGCCGGCATCGCGGTGGTGATCACGCTGGCGGCGGTGTACGCCGAGCAGGCCATGGGCTTCAAGATGGCCCAGATCATGATGCTGGTGTTCGTGGTCAATATCGCGGCGGCCGCGGGCGCCTTTCTGTTCGGCTATCTGCAGGACCGCATCGGCCACAAGCGGGCGCTGGCGATGACGCTGTGCGGCTGGATCGCCATGGTGCTGATCGCCTATACGGCCGTCACGGTCGGTGTGTTCTGGATCGCCGCCACGCTGGCGGGCCTGTGCATGGGCACCAGCCAGAGCGCGGGCCGCGCCATGGTCGGTGCGCTGGCGCCGGAAAAAAGGCTGGCCGAATTCTTCGCGCTGTGGACGTTCGCCGTGCAGCTGGCCGCGGTCATCGGGCCATTGACCTATGGGCTGGTAACCTGGGTGACCCACGGCAACCATCGCCTGGCGATCCTGGTGACCGGCCTGTTCTTCGTCGGCGGCCTGGCGCTCCTGCGCCGCGTGGACCTGGAACGCGGCATGGCCGAACGCGAGGCCTAG
- a CDS encoding propionate--CoA ligase, with protein MRKTRVFHYSSIHHPETFWHRESGRIHWDVPPETVLDFSRPPFARWFVGGRTNLCFNAVDRWLPLQADRQALIWVSTEVDEERIYTRQQLFDEVNVAAAMLREQGVEPGDRVLIYMPMVPEAVFMMLAAARLGAVHSVVFGGFASHNLAQRIDDAQPKVIVSADAGSRGGKVTPYKPLLDKALAMSAAQPRAVILLDRGLGGGKESPAGRDPREHDYAALRARHAGARVPVAWMPSDAPSYILYTSGTTGKPKGVQRDIGGYAVALAASMEYIFDGKPGETFFCTSDIGWVVGHSYIVYGPLIGGQTTVLYEGTPVRPDGAILWRLIERYKVNTLFSAPTAVRVLKRQDPELLRRHDVSSLRAIYLAGEPLDEPTARWIGEGLGKPVIDNYWQTESGWPILSGQPGVERVPTRFGSPSFPCYGFDARVVSETTGEDLGPGEKGVVAIVPPLPPGAMTTIWGDDDRFVRTYFESIPGRQVYSTFDWGIVDEDGYWYILGRTDDVINVAGHRLGTREIEEAVSSHAQVAECAVVGVADALKGQVAEAFVVLKKEPEDGAALAALEGDMMRVVEEQLGAVARPAHIRFVGALPKTRSGKVLRRAIVAVCEGRDPGDLPTIEDPNALEKIKESLT; from the coding sequence ATGCGAAAAACCCGGGTTTTCCACTACTCGTCCATTCATCATCCAGAAACATTTTGGCACAGGGAGTCAGGCCGGATCCATTGGGATGTGCCACCGGAAACCGTGCTGGACTTCAGCCGGCCCCCTTTTGCCCGTTGGTTCGTGGGCGGCCGCACCAATCTCTGCTTCAACGCCGTGGATCGCTGGCTCCCCCTTCAGGCCGATAGACAGGCGCTGATCTGGGTGTCCACCGAGGTGGATGAAGAAAGGATCTATACGCGCCAGCAGCTGTTCGACGAGGTCAACGTGGCGGCCGCGATGCTGCGCGAGCAGGGCGTCGAGCCAGGCGACCGGGTCCTGATCTACATGCCCATGGTGCCGGAAGCGGTGTTCATGATGCTAGCGGCCGCTCGGCTGGGCGCAGTGCATTCGGTGGTGTTCGGAGGGTTTGCCTCGCACAATCTGGCGCAGCGCATCGACGACGCCCAGCCCAAGGTCATCGTCTCGGCCGACGCCGGGTCGCGCGGCGGCAAGGTGACGCCCTACAAGCCGCTGCTGGACAAGGCCCTGGCGATGAGCGCCGCGCAGCCGCGGGCCGTCATCCTGCTGGATCGCGGGCTGGGCGGCGGCAAGGAAAGCCCGGCCGGCCGCGATCCGCGCGAACACGACTATGCCGCCTTGCGCGCGCGCCATGCCGGCGCGCGGGTGCCGGTGGCCTGGATGCCGTCGGATGCGCCCAGCTATATCCTGTACACCTCCGGCACCACCGGCAAGCCGAAGGGCGTGCAGCGCGACATCGGCGGCTACGCGGTGGCGCTGGCGGCCTCGATGGAATACATCTTCGACGGCAAGCCGGGCGAAACCTTCTTCTGCACCAGCGACATCGGCTGGGTCGTGGGCCATTCCTATATCGTCTACGGGCCCCTGATTGGCGGCCAGACCACCGTGCTTTACGAGGGCACGCCGGTGCGTCCCGATGGCGCCATCCTGTGGCGGCTGATCGAACGCTACAAGGTGAACACCCTGTTTTCGGCGCCGACGGCGGTGCGCGTGCTGAAGCGGCAGGATCCGGAACTCCTGCGCCGGCATGACGTCTCGTCCCTGCGCGCGATCTACCTGGCCGGGGAACCGCTGGACGAGCCGACCGCGCGCTGGATAGGCGAAGGCCTGGGCAAGCCCGTGATCGACAACTACTGGCAGACGGAAAGCGGCTGGCCCATCCTGTCCGGGCAGCCGGGCGTGGAACGGGTGCCGACCCGCTTCGGCAGTCCTTCCTTCCCCTGCTATGGCTTCGACGCCAGGGTGGTCAGCGAAACCACCGGCGAGGACCTGGGGCCGGGGGAGAAGGGCGTGGTGGCCATCGTGCCGCCGCTGCCGCCGGGGGCCATGACGACGATCTGGGGCGACGACGACCGCTTCGTGCGCACCTATTTCGAATCCATCCCGGGCCGGCAGGTGTATTCGACCTTCGACTGGGGCATCGTGGACGAAGACGGCTACTGGTACATCCTGGGGCGGACGGACGACGTGATCAACGTGGCGGGGCATCGGCTGGGCACGCGCGAAATCGAGGAAGCGGTGAGCAGCCATGCCCAGGTCGCCGAATGCGCGGTGGTGGGCGTGGCCGACGCGCTGAAGGGCCAGGTGGCGGAAGCCTTCGTGGTGCTCAAGAAAGAGCCCGAGGACGGCGCCGCCTTGGCCGCGCTGGAAGGCGATATGATGCGCGTGGTCGAAGAGCAGCTGGGCGCGGTGGCGCGGCCGGCGCACATCCGTTTCGTCGGGGCCTTGCCGAAAACGCGTTCGGGCAAGGTGCTGCGGCGGGCGATCGTCGCGGTCTGCGAAGGCCGGGACCCGGGCGATCTGCCGACCATCGAAGATCCGAATGCGCTGGAAAAGATCAAGGAATCCCTGACATGA
- a CDS encoding DUF2325 domain-containing protein, which produces MSTALSAVVVGADRLGNIPDLLKGHNIAITHHISGRDPSHQKRGLALPSGTQLVILLTDFLGHNVMKTFRQSAQRSGIRVVACRRSVCSMQQALTQCGLCGRAAS; this is translated from the coding sequence ATGTCGACGGCACTTAGCGCAGTGGTGGTGGGCGCGGACCGGCTGGGCAATATTCCGGATCTGCTGAAAGGGCACAATATCGCGATCACGCATCACATCAGCGGCCGCGACCCTTCGCACCAGAAGCGCGGGCTGGCGCTGCCTTCGGGTACCCAGCTCGTCATCCTGCTGACCGATTTCCTCGGTCACAACGTAATGAAAACCTTCCGCCAATCCGCGCAGCGTTCGGGCATCCGCGTGGTGGCCTGCCGCCGGTCGGTCTGCAGCATGCAGCAGGCGCTGACGCAGTGCGGGCTGTGTGGGCGCGCGGCATCTTAG
- a CDS encoding GlcG/HbpS family heme-binding protein, with protein MISKPVLTVEDVKKILAAAEAHAAKNQWPVSIAVVDDGGHLLGMLRLDGAAPVSANIAPAKAHTAAVGRRESRLYEESINGGRYAFLSVPGMIGLLEGGVPIVAQGQVIGAVGVSGVKASEDAETAKAGIAALGL; from the coding sequence ATGATCAGCAAGCCCGTCCTGACCGTCGAAGACGTCAAGAAAATCCTGGCCGCGGCCGAAGCCCACGCCGCGAAGAACCAATGGCCGGTGTCCATCGCGGTCGTCGACGACGGCGGCCATCTGCTGGGCATGCTGCGGCTGGACGGCGCCGCGCCGGTCAGCGCGAACATCGCGCCGGCCAAGGCGCACACCGCCGCCGTCGGCCGGCGCGAATCGCGCCTGTACGAAGAAAGCATCAACGGCGGGCGCTATGCCTTCCTGTCGGTGCCCGGCATGATCGGCCTGCTGGAAGGCGGCGTGCCCATCGTCGCGCAAGGGCAGGTGATCGGCGCCGTGGGCGTGTCCGGTGTGAAGGCGTCGGAAGACGCGGAAACGGCCAAGGCAGGCATCGCGGCGCTGGGGCTATGA
- a CDS encoding M24 family metallopeptidase, protein MDLAAVGEFPLSEFEERVGRLRTIMRAREADVMLVDDIEPLAYFTGYERSVSFYRAAFIPLLGEPFMVLRSLDITPFRECAWFGDAVGYRDTEDAVAFVAAELKRRGYGAARVGVDFGSHALSVASFRKLEQLLPDARFVDMTAVPWEARLIKSELELAHIRRAAYIADTAMSEICGLAREGVSSRDMSAHAAGRYVQLGSSPGYVGPITYGKGWGFLHGFLSDTPMVSGDILHVELVPKFRGYSARLMRSVVIGGATDEQKVAAREIVRLQDEQFAAMRPGALASDVDAILRDGLLRAGLRDSYDNITGYTIGFYSQQPIRSSDFTRVFSPASKWKLESGMTFHMYTSAQGLAFSESVVVTPDGARRFSTLERRLFESGPAARHAAG, encoded by the coding sequence ATGGATCTGGCTGCGGTAGGGGAGTTCCCCCTGAGCGAGTTCGAAGAGCGGGTCGGTCGCCTCAGGACGATCATGCGCGCGCGCGAGGCTGACGTCATGCTGGTCGACGACATCGAGCCGCTCGCATACTTCACGGGGTATGAGCGTTCGGTCAGCTTTTATCGGGCCGCCTTCATCCCCCTGCTGGGCGAGCCCTTCATGGTGCTGCGCAGCCTGGACATCACCCCATTTCGCGAGTGCGCCTGGTTCGGCGACGCGGTCGGCTACCGGGATACCGAGGACGCGGTGGCCTTCGTCGCCGCCGAGCTGAAGCGCAGGGGTTACGGCGCCGCGCGTGTCGGGGTCGACTTCGGTAGCCACGCGTTGTCGGTGGCCAGCTTCCGCAAGCTGGAGCAGTTGCTGCCGGACGCGCGCTTCGTCGATATGACGGCGGTGCCGTGGGAAGCCCGGCTGATCAAGTCGGAACTGGAGCTGGCGCATATCCGCCGCGCGGCGTACATCGCGGACACGGCCATGAGCGAAATCTGCGGCCTCGCCAGGGAGGGTGTCAGCAGCCGGGATATGAGCGCGCATGCGGCGGGCCGGTACGTCCAGCTCGGAAGCTCGCCGGGCTATGTCGGCCCGATCACCTACGGGAAGGGGTGGGGCTTCCTGCACGGCTTCTTGAGCGACACCCCCATGGTGTCGGGCGACATCCTGCACGTGGAGCTGGTACCGAAATTCCGTGGCTATAGCGCGCGGCTCATGCGCAGCGTGGTCATAGGCGGCGCCACCGACGAGCAGAAGGTCGCGGCGCGCGAGATCGTCCGCCTGCAGGACGAACAGTTCGCGGCGATGCGCCCCGGCGCGCTGGCCAGCGACGTCGACGCCATCCTGCGCGACGGATTGCTGCGCGCCGGGCTGCGCGACAGCTATGACAACATCACGGGCTACACGATCGGCTTCTATTCCCAACAGCCCATCCGGTCCAGCGACTTCACCCGCGTGTTCAGTCCCGCATCGAAGTGGAAGCTGGAAAGCGGAATGACCTTCCATATGTATACGTCCGCGCAGGGACTCGCGTTCAGCGAATCCGTCGTGGTGACGCCCGACGGCGCTCGGCGCTTCTCGACACTCGAACGGCGACTGTTCGAGAGCGGTCCGGCCGCCCGGCATGCGGCGGGCTAA
- a CDS encoding ABC transporter substrate-binding protein → MNEQPDGACEDVAREAHARRGFLVKMAALGLSTALPGAAFSAPPAGRRGGVLRVSVSQAISKINPFQARVISEYLAVELMYSGLTRLNTDNVAEPDLALSWSSNEKLDEWTFKLRPSLKFRDGTACTPGDVIASIKAVLDAKTGSPARQNIGPIADVVSTAGDSVTFKLSTPYADLPTALSHPNAKVVPAAVIARGMDTMARESFGTGPFTLVQFESERILVATRNEHYYDPQRPYLDRVEVKVYPDATSEGSALMSGDIDLMSQVQPTEFARLSKAPRVKALRAASGTFSNIILGCNQKPFNDIRVRQALALTVDRKAMVDFVAEGYGSVANDTPINASYPFFSKQPDKVPDIAQARKLLADAGYANGLTLTLIASDVPSVRTQMAVALREMAKPAGFDIEVQTMPHATYLEQVWRKGAFYIGYYAGQPTIDALVSQLYTSTAAWNETHWDNKQFDALIEQARGTADNAQRQKLYAEAQALMRTEVPAVIPVFFDLLRAHRDYVNNFAMYPRGVLFRLDEVWLAENAPKRT, encoded by the coding sequence ATGAATGAGCAACCTGACGGCGCGTGCGAGGACGTGGCGCGCGAAGCGCACGCGCGGCGAGGCTTTCTTGTGAAGATGGCGGCGCTCGGCCTGTCCACCGCCTTGCCGGGAGCCGCGTTCAGCGCGCCGCCGGCGGGACGGCGCGGCGGCGTGCTGCGGGTCAGCGTGTCGCAGGCCATCTCGAAGATCAATCCATTCCAGGCCAGGGTGATTTCCGAGTACCTGGCGGTGGAGCTGATGTATTCCGGCCTGACCCGGCTGAACACCGACAATGTCGCCGAACCGGACCTGGCGCTCAGTTGGTCCAGCAACGAAAAACTGGACGAGTGGACATTCAAGCTACGTCCGTCGTTGAAGTTCCGCGATGGCACCGCATGCACGCCAGGGGATGTCATTGCGTCCATCAAGGCAGTCCTCGACGCCAAAACGGGGTCGCCGGCGCGCCAGAACATAGGGCCGATCGCCGACGTGGTATCGACCGCGGGCGATAGCGTGACCTTCAAGCTATCGACGCCATATGCCGACCTGCCCACGGCGCTGTCGCACCCCAATGCGAAAGTCGTGCCGGCCGCGGTGATCGCGCGAGGCATGGATACGATGGCGCGCGAATCGTTCGGCACCGGGCCGTTCACGCTGGTCCAATTCGAATCCGAGCGGATCCTGGTGGCGACGCGCAACGAGCACTACTACGACCCGCAACGCCCATATCTGGATCGCGTCGAAGTCAAGGTGTATCCCGACGCCACGTCCGAAGGCAGCGCCTTGATGTCCGGCGATATCGACCTGATGTCCCAGGTGCAGCCGACCGAGTTCGCCCGCCTTTCGAAGGCGCCGCGCGTTAAGGCGCTGCGCGCGGCATCCGGTACCTTCAGCAACATCATCCTGGGTTGCAACCAGAAGCCTTTCAACGATATACGCGTGCGCCAGGCGCTGGCGCTGACCGTCGATCGCAAGGCCATGGTGGACTTCGTGGCCGAGGGGTATGGCTCGGTCGCCAACGACACGCCCATCAATGCGTCCTATCCGTTCTTCAGCAAGCAGCCGGACAAGGTGCCGGATATCGCGCAGGCCAGGAAGCTGCTGGCCGACGCGGGCTATGCGAACGGCCTGACCCTGACGTTGATCGCCTCGGACGTGCCGTCGGTGCGCACGCAGATGGCCGTCGCCTTGCGCGAGATGGCGAAGCCCGCGGGTTTCGATATCGAAGTGCAGACCATGCCGCATGCGACCTACCTGGAGCAGGTGTGGCGCAAGGGCGCCTTCTACATCGGGTATTACGCGGGGCAGCCCACGATAGACGCCCTGGTATCGCAGCTCTACACGTCCACGGCGGCCTGGAACGAAACGCACTGGGACAACAAGCAGTTCGACGCGCTGATCGAGCAGGCGCGCGGAACGGCTGACAACGCGCAAAGGCAAAAGCTGTATGCCGAGGCCCAGGCGTTGATGCGGACGGAAGTGCCCGCCGTCATCCCGGTGTTCTTCGATCTGCTGCGCGCGCATCGGGACTACGTGAACAACTTCGCGATGTACCCGCGCGGCGTGCTGTTCCGGCTGGATGAGGTGTGGCTGGCCGAGAATGCGCCCAAGCGGACCTGA
- a CDS encoding CysB family HTH-type transcriptional regulator, which translates to MNLQQFRFVRETIRRDFNLTEAARMLYTSQPGVSKAIIEFEDELGIKIFERHGKRIKGLTKPGLAVSQVIDRIMREVDNLKKVSDEFARRDEGGLIIACTHTQARYLLPRVIPAFRRQFPKVHLSLAEGSPGQLAEMVLHEQADLAIATESLALTPGLATLPCYTWEHTVVVRPDHPLAELTSSEAKRLTLQQLAAYPLVTYDRAFTGRTTIDEVFASQGVHPDIVLEAIDADVIKTYVDVGLGIGIIAGVAYDPRRDSNLVGLPVGHLFGTHTTRVGLKAGVFLRDYVYTFIEMLTPALNRQVVLEAVQGEQK; encoded by the coding sequence ATGAACCTGCAACAGTTCCGCTTCGTGCGCGAGACCATACGCCGCGACTTCAACCTGACGGAAGCCGCGCGCATGCTGTACACATCGCAGCCCGGTGTGTCCAAGGCCATCATCGAGTTCGAGGACGAACTCGGGATCAAGATCTTCGAACGCCATGGCAAGCGCATCAAGGGCCTGACCAAGCCGGGTCTGGCGGTGTCGCAGGTCATCGATCGCATCATGCGCGAAGTCGATAACCTGAAGAAGGTCAGCGACGAATTCGCGCGCCGCGACGAAGGCGGCTTGATCATCGCCTGCACGCACACGCAGGCGCGCTACCTGTTGCCGCGCGTGATCCCGGCTTTTCGTCGGCAGTTTCCCAAAGTGCACCTGTCGCTGGCGGAAGGCAGTCCCGGGCAGCTGGCGGAAATGGTGCTGCACGAACAGGCCGATCTTGCCATCGCGACCGAATCGCTGGCCTTGACGCCCGGCCTGGCGACGCTGCCCTGCTACACCTGGGAGCACACGGTGGTGGTGCGGCCGGACCATCCGCTGGCGGAATTGACTTCCAGCGAAGCGAAGCGACTGACGCTGCAGCAGCTGGCCGCCTATCCCCTGGTCACCTACGACCGGGCGTTCACCGGCCGGACCACCATCGACGAGGTGTTCGCCTCGCAGGGCGTGCATCCGGACATCGTGCTGGAAGCCATCGACGCCGACGTGATCAAGACCTATGTCGACGTCGGGCTGGGCATCGGCATCATCGCCGGCGTGGCCTATGACCCGCGCCGTGACAGCAACCTGGTGGGCTTGCCCGTGGGACACCTGTTCGGCACGCACACGACGCGGGTGGGGCTCAAGGCGGGCGTGTTCCTGCGCGACTACGTCTACACCTTCATCGAGATGCTGACGCCGGCGCTGAACCGTCAGGTCGTACTGGAGGCGGTTCAGGGCGAGCAGAAGTAG